A section of the Malus sylvestris chromosome 17, drMalSylv7.2, whole genome shotgun sequence genome encodes:
- the LOC126609866 gene encoding DNA-directed RNA polymerase I subunit 1-like, whose product MHGFTCGVDDLLVMPSKDTKMKEQLESCEEIGEKVFRDFIEVEDDKRKDLVALQLNIEKFIRSNGESALAALDRRIISQLNNKTSNSDVFKQLLLKGLSKPSVKNCIYLMTTSGAKGSVVVFEMEDISPEVSAYLEETLASRYKDWKSALHKHFQLWESPEIARLRGQVAAQGDHIRAQDEMMNMIVQALAMSGLQIPTMPAPNVAPPSTSQPFRPDDTE is encoded by the exons ATGCATGGGTTCACATGTGGTGTTGATGATCTTCTGGTGATGCCCAGCAAAGACACAAAAATGAAGGAACAACTTGAAAGTTGTGAAGAGATTGGTGAAAAAGTTTTCCGTGATTTTATCGAGGTCGAAGATGATAAAAGAAAAG ATCTAGTGGCACTGCAATTGAACATTGAAAAATTTATACGGAGTAATGGAGAATCTGCCTTGGCAGCCTTGGATAGGAGAATAATTAGTCAGCTTAATAACAAGACCTCCAACTCTGACGTCTTCAAACAATTATTGTTGAAAGGGTTATCAAAACCGTCCGTTAAGAATTGTATCTATCTTATGACCACATCTGGGGCTAAAGGTAGTGTG GTCGTTTTTGAAATGGAGGACATATCCCCTGAGGTCAGTGCCTACTTAGAGGAGACCTTAGCAAGCCGGTACAAAGATTGGAAGAGCGCTCTTCACAAGCATTTTCAGCTATGGGAATCTCCGGAGATTGCTCGCCTAAGAGGTCAGGTTGCGGCCCAGGGCGACCACATTAGGGCCCAGGACGAGATGATGAATATGATTGTTCAGGCCTTAGCGATGTCCGGCCTCCAAATCCCGACGATGCCAGCACCTAATGTTGCTCCACCTTCGACTTCCCAGCCATTTCGCCCAGACGATACCGAGTAG
- the LOC126611634 gene encoding uncharacterized protein LOC126611634 isoform X2, with amino-acid sequence MQEAGIDFQTQNEDHYGFLIHHLSLLRNKRCLMTYMHSRAEMLRNLIWKVGYEIPEEIEEKLSHTEKEYFKKHSEALKSYMSRVELHLDMDMVPPKDPYIKVRVLDDMGEVQLPSFNTANFAQHSMHFLKRTDAEKYISLGKMEELTG; translated from the exons ATGCAGGAAGCAGGAATAGATTTCCAAACTCAAAATGAGGACCATTATGGTTTCCTCATCCACCACCTTTCTTTACTTCGCAATAAACGCTGCTTAATGACTTACAT GCACAGCCGAGCAGAAATGTTACGGAATCTCATATGGAAGGTGGGCTATGAAATTCcagaagaaattgaagagaagCTTAGTCACACAGAGAAAGAGTACTTTAAGAAACATTCAGAAGCTTTAAAATCATACATGTCGAGAGTGGAACTCCATTTGGATATG GATATGGTGCCCCCGAAAGACCCCTACATCAAGGTGAGAGTCCTCGATGACATGGGCGAAGTACAATTACCTAGCTTCAACACAGCCAATTTTGCTCAGCACTCGATGCATTTTCTCAAAAGAACTGATGCTGAGAAGTACATCTCACTG GGGAAGATGGAGGAGCTCACAGGGTGA
- the LOC126611634 gene encoding uncharacterized protein LOC126611634 isoform X1, producing the protein MYGTNAIQLVKEIANGEKGQLTAFSSNLFKDVIAECSQHYEDLQKSLRKMQEAGIDFQTQNEDHYGFLIHHLSLLRNKRCLMTYMHSRAEMLRNLIWKVGYEIPEEIEEKLSHTEKEYFKKHSEALKSYMSRVELHLDMDMVPPKDPYIKVRVLDDMGEVQLPSFNTANFAQHSMHFLKRTDAEKYISLGKMEELTG; encoded by the exons ATGTATGGGACAAATGCCATCCAACTGGTCAAAGAAATTGCAAATGGCGAAAAGGGGCAGCTCACGGCTTTCAGT AGTAATCTGTTCAAGGATGTAATTGCAGAATGTAGTCAACATTACGAAGATCTTCAAAAGTCGTTAAG GAAAATGCAGGAAGCAGGAATAGATTTCCAAACTCAAAATGAGGACCATTATGGTTTCCTCATCCACCACCTTTCTTTACTTCGCAATAAACGCTGCTTAATGACTTACAT GCACAGCCGAGCAGAAATGTTACGGAATCTCATATGGAAGGTGGGCTATGAAATTCcagaagaaattgaagagaagCTTAGTCACACAGAGAAAGAGTACTTTAAGAAACATTCAGAAGCTTTAAAATCATACATGTCGAGAGTGGAACTCCATTTGGATATG GATATGGTGCCCCCGAAAGACCCCTACATCAAGGTGAGAGTCCTCGATGACATGGGCGAAGTACAATTACCTAGCTTCAACACAGCCAATTTTGCTCAGCACTCGATGCATTTTCTCAAAAGAACTGATGCTGAGAAGTACATCTCACTG GGGAAGATGGAGGAGCTCACAGGGTGA
- the LOC126611633 gene encoding pentatricopeptide repeat-containing protein At1g08070, chloroplastic-like, with translation MCAHFVRPLLRKLEPVTSAPFHFCPKNYHYLSFNYFLNSCSSLSNLKCIHALIFQHGSNQSLLLSTKLVTLASSLAPTMDYARKLFDATPERDVFLWNTLIRGYADQGPCHEAIVLYRNMHRSGLSPDNYTFPFVVRSCAVQLALREGKEVHCNVIKYGFHSDVFVQSALVSMYAQSGETLDSEIVFSEMVVKNIVSWTAMIAGYVQNGFYEEGLGVLRDMVASDTQPNVVTLVSVLPACASLEFLDLGKLIHGFGIKVGVDKDVALMNALIACYGKCGNLDTARYLFDGMAVRNLVSWNAMIAAYEQNNSGTEAIELFRRMQTENVEYDYITLVSVISACTSLGALNTGRWLHELIRMKGFGTNASITNALIDMYAKCGNINLAKDVFQGLPHKSVVSWTSIIGACASHGHGDDALRLFSMMKEQCVKPNSFTFTAVLTACRHVGLVEEGRKHFESMIKDYSICPGLEHYACMVDLLGRAGCLLEAYKFIERMPVDPDVGVWGALLSACRIHGNVELAELVTAHLSHLDTQTVTSYVLMSNIYAEARRWEDEARLRNLMREKELMKLPGQSSVEVNQRFYTFLSGSRSRASCLN, from the coding sequence ATGTGTGCTCATTTTGTCCGACCACTCCTCAGAAAACTTGAGCCTGTTACCTCTGCCCCATTTCACTTCTGTCCCAAGAATTATCATTACCTCTCCTTTAACTACTTTTTAAACTCCTGCTCTTCTCTTTCAAACCTCAAATGTATCCACGCTCTAATCTTCCAACATGGATCCAACCAAAGCCTCCTCCTCTCAACAAAGCTGGTTACTTTGGCATCTTCATTGGCCCCTACTATGGACTATGCACGAAAACTCTTTGATGCCACACCTGAAAGGGATGTATTTCTTTGGAACACCTTGATTAGGGGTTATGCTGATCAGGGTCCTTGCCATGAAGCCATAGTTTTGTACAGAAACATGCATCGCAGTGGGTTGTCACCTGATAACTACACTTTCCCTTTTGTGGTTCGGTCCTGTGCGGTGCAGTTGGCTTTGAGGGAAGGGAAAGAAGTGCATTGTAATGTAATTAAATATGGGTTTCATTCGGATGTGTTTGTTCAGAGCGCTTTGGTCAGTATGTATGCACAGAGTGGAGAAACTTTGGACTCCGAGATTGTTTTCAGCGAAATGGTTGTGAAGAACATAGTTTCTTGGACTGCGATGATAGCAGGGTATGTGCAAAATGGGTTTTATGAAGAAGGTTTGGGTGTTTTGCGAGACATGGTGGCTTCAGATACCCAACCAAATGTTGTAACGCTGGTCAGCGTCCTCCCTGCTTGTGCTAGtttggaatttttggatttAGGAAAATTGATTCATGGTTTTGGAATAAAAGTTGGTGTTGACAAAGATGTAGCACTCATGAATGCTTTGATTGCATGTTATGGCAAGTGTGGGAATCTTGACACTGCAAGATATTTATTTGATGGGATGGCAGTAAGAAACTTGGTCTCATGGAATGCAATGATCGCTGCGTATGAACAGAATAATTCAGGGACAGAGGCAATAGAACTCTTTCGCAGGATGCAAACTGAAAATGTCGAGTATGACTATATCACACTAGTCAGTGTTATTTCCGCCTGCACTAGCTTGGGTGCACTTAACACTGGGAGATGGTTGCATGAGCTCATTCGAATGAAAGGCTTTGGAACCAATGCTTCAATCACAAATGCACTCATTGACATGTATGCAAAGTGTGGCAACATAAACCTGGCCAAGGATGTATTTCAGGGGTTGCCTCATAAAAGCGTTGTGTCCTGGACATCTATAATAGGGGCTTGTGCTTCTCATGGTCACGGTGATGATGCTCTCAGGCTTTTCTCTATGATGAAAGAACAGTGTGTCAAACCAAATAGTTTCACTTTCACTGCTGTTTTGACTGCTTGTAGGCATGTGGGTCTAGTAGAAGAAGGGAGAAAGCACTTTGAGAGCATGATCAAAGACTACTCAATTTGCCCTGGTTTAGAGCACTATGCTTGTATGGTTGATCTTCTGGGTCGAGCCGGCTGTTTGCTAGAGGCTTATAAGTTTATTGAGAGGATGCCTGTTGATCCAGATGTGGGTGTTTGGGGAGCTTTACTTAGTGCTTGCAGGATACATGGCAATGTTGAGCTCGCCGAGCTTGTGACAGCACATCTGTCCCATTTAGATACTCAAACAGTTACATCCTACGTTCTTATGTCAAACATATATGCCGAAGCCCGTAGGTGGGAAGATGAAGCTAGGTTGAGAAACTTGATGCGAGAAAAGGAGTTGATGAAGTTACCTGGGCAAAGTTCTGTTGAGGTGAATCAACGATTTTATACATTTCTATCAGGTTCAAGATCCCGAGCATCTTGTCTGAATTAA